From a region of the Castanea sativa cultivar Marrone di Chiusa Pesio chromosome 10, ASM4071231v1 genome:
- the LOC142612721 gene encoding protein trichome birefringence-like 6: MEKQRSFSFKPTRLLVFSFTISTSVIFFTFFTIWVIKATPPFRQEIHFQYNKSSLSLGLRPITVQSLSSLSGNFSVTGEKDSTLIDTHYSSLENASGFASTSVFRGLQREEVGPGVLVDGEGKSDGVDGNLTTLQESTPETISEKFEVPSSQLSEEKSTVATSSDNNGVSIREKVGLKRVKDCDLTKGKWVYDESYPLYTNGSCPFIDEGFNCEGNGRLDKNYMKWRWQPQDCEIPRFNATKMLELIKGKRLVFVGDSINRNQWESMLCLLMGAIKDLKRVYETHRRRITKEKGDYSIKFMDYRCTVEYYATHFLVHEAKARLGHKRIQTLRIDSIDRGTSRWRGADILVFNTAHWWTHYKTKAGINYYQEGNQVHPRLDVSTAFRRALMTWASWVDRHINPRKTQVFFRSSAPSHFRGGEWNSGGHCMEATQPLNATPSISYSGKNIIVEEVIKNMKTPVTFLNITNLSGYRIDGHPSIYGGKSGKRSSSNVQDCSHWCLPGVPDTWNEILYFLLQSNRY; encoded by the exons ATGGAAAAACAGAGAAGTTTCTCCTTTAAACCCACAAGACTATTGGTCTTTTCCTTCACTATCTCTACCTCTGTCATCTTCTTCACCTTTTTTACCATTTGGGTCATCAAAGCCACACCTCCATTTCGCCAAGAGATCCATTTCCAGTACAATAAATCCTCCCTCAGTTTGGGTCTCAGACCCATAACTGTTCAGTCTTTATCTTCTCTCAGTGGAAATTTTTCAGTAACTGGTGAGAAAGATTCAACTTTGATAGATACCCATTATAGTAGTCTTGAAAATGCTTCTGGGTTTGCTTCGACTTCGGTTTTTAGAGGGTTACAGAGAGAGGAAGTTGGGCCTGGAGTTCTAGTAGATGGAGAAGGCAAAAGTGATGGTGTAGATGGTAATTTGACAACACTGCAAGAGAGTACACCTGAGACTATTTCTGAGAAATTTGAAGTTCCAAGTAGTCAGTTGAGTGAAGAGAAGAGCACTGTTGCAACTTCATCTGATAACAATGGAGTTTCAATTAGAGAGAAGGTTGGACTGAAGAGAGTAAAAGATTGTGATTTGACAAAAGGGAAGTGGGTTTATGATGAGAGCTATCCTTTGTACACAAATGGTTCATGTCCTTTCATAGATGAAGGTTTTAACTGTGAGGGTAATGGAAGATTGGACAAAAACTACATGAAGTGGAGATGGCAACCACAAGATTGTGAAATTCCAAG GTTCAATGCAACAAAAATGCTGGAATTGATAAAAGGGAAGAGACTAGTTTTTGTGGGCGATTCGATCAATAGGAATCAATGGGAATCCATGCTGTGTTTGCTAATGGGAGCTATTAAAGATCTAAAGAGGGTCTATGAGACCCATAGGCGGAGAATTACCAAAGAGAAGGGAGATTATAGTATCAAATTTATG gATTATAGGTGTACGGTTGAATACTATGCGACACATTTTTTAGTTCATGAGGCCAAGGCTAGATTAGGCCATAAGAGGATACAGACCTTGAGAATTGATAGTATCGATCGTGGCACATCCAGATGGAGAGGAGCTGATATATTGGTTTTCAACACTGCACATTGGTGGACACATTACAAAACAAAAGCAGG GATCAATTACTACCAGGAAGGGAATCAAGTTCATCCTAGGCTTGATGTTTCAACCGCTTTTAGGAGAGCTCTGATGACTTGGGCATCATGGGTTGATAGGCACATCAATCCTCGAAAAACCCAAGTTTTTTTTCGAAGTTCGGCACCTTCACATTTCAG GGGGGGTGAATGGAATTCAGGTGGGCATTGTATGGAAGCTACTCAACCTCTCAATGCAACTCCGAGCATCAGTTATTCAGGGAAGAATATTATTGTAGAGGAGGTcataaagaacatgaaaactCCTGTTACTTTCTTGAATATTACTAATTTGTCAGGGTATAGGATAGATGGCCATCCATCTATATATGGAGGAAAATCAGGGAAGCGCTCCTCTTCAAACGTTCAAGATTGCAGTCATTGGTGTCTTCCGGGTGTTCCTGATACATGGAATGagattttgtattttcttttgcaATCTAATCGATACTAA
- the LOC142613736 gene encoding histone-lysine N-methyltransferase EZA1 isoform X1: MVSKASDSATKLRKSSGEQSSEALGSLPSKINQLKKKIEEDRIDSIKEKIEKNRRKLESHVAQIILATSRKDVSLSENGVGKMLSSRTERPLYMFNGFAQGVGDKDYINVHEVVLSTNTKLPYVEKLPPYTTWIFLDRNQRMAEDQSVVGRRRIYYDQHGGEALVCSDSEDDTQEPEEEKHEFCEGEDRILMMALKEHGQGEEVVNIVSQFIGGTTLEIQERFDTLKKYQEKHDQNSKDSGESDRAMCLDKSLNAALDSFDNLFCRRCMLFDCRLHGCSQPLIYPSEKQSCWSEHEEDRTPCSAQCYLQFRAIKDLPEGSAINALQRTESTTSELRVGTPVSSNAGETGAHDGTKIIQDERCTSEKVMRATAEALCSSEVAALISDTSVTAIDNQSVGKRKVMKHTDTAIHDSTLVSDDFEGSNKKQKKLSALDVVIATSEVTPALDHTSSEKSESQTTPNNSLKEPGEHTSIEFVTSGGASFDRSEDIVRDEPKDTRKVPQLEHSPDSIVRRAEGLGGSEWKPIEKELYLKGIDMFGRNSCLIARNLLSGLKTCIEVSKYMHDCGASMPHGSITAPSSFMEDNTKADMEYTDPDIPARSRLLRRRGKTRKLKYSWKSAGHPSIWKRIADGKNQSCKQYTPCGCQSMCGKQCSCLHNGTCCEKYCGCSKSCKNRFRGCHCAKSQCRSRQCPCFAAGRECDPDVCRNCWVSCGDGSLGETAKRGDGQCGNMRLLLRQQQRILLAKSDVAGWGAFLKNAVNKNDYLGEYTGELISHREADKRGKIYDRANSSFLFDLNDQFVLDAYRKGDKLKFANHSSNPNCYAKVMLVAGDHRVGIFAKEHIEASEELFYDYRYGPDQAPAWARKPEGSKRDESSVSQGRAKKYQSH, encoded by the exons gaaaaaattgagaagaatCGAAGGAAGCTAGAAAGTCATGTTGCTCAGATCATATTAGCAACATCAAGAAAAGATGTTTCACTTTCGGAGAATGGGGTTGGTAAAATGCTCTCTTCAAGAACTGAACGCCCTCTCTATATGTTTAATGGATTTGCACAAGGAGTGGGAGATAAGGACTATATTAACGTTCATGAAGTGGTATTATCAACAAATACCAAGCTTCCATATGTTGAGAAGTTACCACCTTATACAACTTGGATATTTTTGGACAG AAATCAGAGAATGGCTGAAGACCAGTCAGTGGTTGGGAGAAGACGTATCTACTATGATCAACATGGTGGCGAAGCACTGGTTTGTAGTGACAGTGAGGATGACACTCAAGAACCTGAGGAAGAGAAGCATGAATTTTGTGAGGGTGAAGATCGTATTCTGAT GATGGCTTTGAAGGAGCATGGGCAAGGTGAGGAAGTAGTGAACATTGTGAGCCAGTTTATTGGAGGCACCACTTTGGAAATCCAG GAACGATTTGACACACTCAAGAAGTATCAAGAGAAGCATGACCAAAACTCCAAAGACTCTGGGGAATCTGATAGGGCCATGTGTTTGGACAAGAGCCTTAATGCTGCTTTAGATTCTTTTGATAACCTTTTCTGTCGTCGCTGTATG CTATTTGACTGCAGGCTGCATGGCTGTTCTCAACCTTTAATCTATCCT AGTGAAAAACAGTCATGCTGGTCTGAACATGAAGAAGACAGGACACCTTGCAGTGCTCAGTGTTACCTTCAG TTTAGAGCTATCAAAGACTTGCCAGAAGGTTCGGCTATTAATGCATTGCAGAGGACTGAAAGTACAACTTCAGAACTGAGGGTTGGCACTCCTGTGTCCTCTAATGCTGGAGAAACAGGTGCTCATGATGGCACAAAAATTATTCAGGATGAAAGATGTACTTCTGAAAAAGTAATGCGTGCTACTGCTGAAGCTCTTTGTAGTTCAGAAGTTGCTGCTTTGATTTCAGATACGTCTGTCACGGCAATAGACAACCAGAGTGTGGGAAAGCGCAAGGTCATGAAGCATACAGACACCGCAATACATGACTCAACATTGGTTTCTGATGATTTCGAGGGTTCCAATAAGAAACAGAAGAAATTATCAGCTTTGGATGTAGTAATTGCAACTAGTGAAGTTACTCCAGCTCTGGATCACACTTCAAGTGAAAAAAGTGAAAGTCAAACAACCCCCAATAACTCTCTAAAAGAACCTGGTGAACATACTTCAATCGAATTTGTTACTTCTGGTGGTGCTTCATTTGATAGGTCAGAGGACATTGTCAGAGATGAACCAAAAGACACCAGAAAAGTTCCTCAACTAGAACATTCACCCGATTCCATTGTAAGAAGAGCTGAAGGGTTAGGTGGCTCTGAGTGGAAACCTATTGAGAAAGAACTGTATTTAAAGGGTATAGATATGTTTGGGAGAAACAG TTGCCTCATAGCCAGAAACTTACTTTCTGGCTTAAAAACTTGCATAGAGGTATCCAAATATATGCATGATTGTGGAGCTTCAATGCCTCATGGATCCATCACTGCACCGAGTTCATTTATGGAAGACAACACGAAAGCTGATATGGAATATACT GACCCAGATATTCCAGCAAGGTCGCGCCTGCTTCGTAGAAGGGGCAAGACACGGAAGCTTAAATATTCTTGGAAATCTGCTGGCCACCCATCAATTTGGAAAAGAATTGCCGATGGAAAAAACCAGTCTTGTAAGCAATATACCCCATGTGGATGTCAGTCTATGTGTGGAAAGCAATGCTCTTGTCTACATAATGGAACTTgctgtgaaaaatattgtgg GTGCTCAAAGAGCTGCAAAAATCGGTTCAGGGGATGTCACTGTGCAAAGAGTCAGTGCAGAAGTCGGCAATGCCCATGCTTTGCTGCTGGACGCGAATGTGACCCAGATGTTTGCCGAAATTGCTGGGTTAG TTGTGGAGATGGTTCATTAGGTGAGACAGCCAAGAGAGGAGATGGCCAATGTGGAAATATGAGGCTCCTTCTAAGGCAACAGCAAAGA ATACTCTTGGCAAAGTCTGATGTTGCAGGATGGGGAGCATTTTTGAAG AATGCTGTGAACAAAAATGATTATCTTGGAGAGTATACTGGTGAATTGATCTCCCATAGAGAAGCAGATAAGCGGGGGAAAATCTATGATCGTGcaaattcatcatttcttttCGACTTAAATGATCAG TTTGTCCTTGATGCTTACCGCAAAGGAGACAAGCTGAAATTTGCAAACCATTCATCAAACCCTAATTGCTATGCAAAG GTAATGTTGGTTGCGGGAGATCATCGAGTAGGCATTTTTGCGAAGGAGCATATTGAAGCTAGTGAGGAGCTCTTCTATGATTATCGTTATGGGCCAGACCAAGCACCTGCATGGGCTCGTAAGCCGGAGGGCTCCAAGAGGGATGAATCATCAGTTTCTCAAGGCAGAGCAAAGAAATACCAATCTCATTAG
- the LOC142613736 gene encoding histone-lysine N-methyltransferase EZA1 isoform X2, with product MAEDQSVVGRRRIYYDQHGGEALVCSDSEDDTQEPEEEKHEFCEGEDRILMMALKEHGQGEEVVNIVSQFIGGTTLEIQERFDTLKKYQEKHDQNSKDSGESDRAMCLDKSLNAALDSFDNLFCRRCMLFDCRLHGCSQPLIYPSEKQSCWSEHEEDRTPCSAQCYLQFRAIKDLPEGSAINALQRTESTTSELRVGTPVSSNAGETGAHDGTKIIQDERCTSEKVMRATAEALCSSEVAALISDTSVTAIDNQSVGKRKVMKHTDTAIHDSTLVSDDFEGSNKKQKKLSALDVVIATSEVTPALDHTSSEKSESQTTPNNSLKEPGEHTSIEFVTSGGASFDRSEDIVRDEPKDTRKVPQLEHSPDSIVRRAEGLGGSEWKPIEKELYLKGIDMFGRNSCLIARNLLSGLKTCIEVSKYMHDCGASMPHGSITAPSSFMEDNTKADMEYTDPDIPARSRLLRRRGKTRKLKYSWKSAGHPSIWKRIADGKNQSCKQYTPCGCQSMCGKQCSCLHNGTCCEKYCGCSKSCKNRFRGCHCAKSQCRSRQCPCFAAGRECDPDVCRNCWVSCGDGSLGETAKRGDGQCGNMRLLLRQQQRILLAKSDVAGWGAFLKNAVNKNDYLGEYTGELISHREADKRGKIYDRANSSFLFDLNDQFVLDAYRKGDKLKFANHSSNPNCYAKVMLVAGDHRVGIFAKEHIEASEELFYDYRYGPDQAPAWARKPEGSKRDESSVSQGRAKKYQSH from the exons ATGGCTGAAGACCAGTCAGTGGTTGGGAGAAGACGTATCTACTATGATCAACATGGTGGCGAAGCACTGGTTTGTAGTGACAGTGAGGATGACACTCAAGAACCTGAGGAAGAGAAGCATGAATTTTGTGAGGGTGAAGATCGTATTCTGAT GATGGCTTTGAAGGAGCATGGGCAAGGTGAGGAAGTAGTGAACATTGTGAGCCAGTTTATTGGAGGCACCACTTTGGAAATCCAG GAACGATTTGACACACTCAAGAAGTATCAAGAGAAGCATGACCAAAACTCCAAAGACTCTGGGGAATCTGATAGGGCCATGTGTTTGGACAAGAGCCTTAATGCTGCTTTAGATTCTTTTGATAACCTTTTCTGTCGTCGCTGTATG CTATTTGACTGCAGGCTGCATGGCTGTTCTCAACCTTTAATCTATCCT AGTGAAAAACAGTCATGCTGGTCTGAACATGAAGAAGACAGGACACCTTGCAGTGCTCAGTGTTACCTTCAG TTTAGAGCTATCAAAGACTTGCCAGAAGGTTCGGCTATTAATGCATTGCAGAGGACTGAAAGTACAACTTCAGAACTGAGGGTTGGCACTCCTGTGTCCTCTAATGCTGGAGAAACAGGTGCTCATGATGGCACAAAAATTATTCAGGATGAAAGATGTACTTCTGAAAAAGTAATGCGTGCTACTGCTGAAGCTCTTTGTAGTTCAGAAGTTGCTGCTTTGATTTCAGATACGTCTGTCACGGCAATAGACAACCAGAGTGTGGGAAAGCGCAAGGTCATGAAGCATACAGACACCGCAATACATGACTCAACATTGGTTTCTGATGATTTCGAGGGTTCCAATAAGAAACAGAAGAAATTATCAGCTTTGGATGTAGTAATTGCAACTAGTGAAGTTACTCCAGCTCTGGATCACACTTCAAGTGAAAAAAGTGAAAGTCAAACAACCCCCAATAACTCTCTAAAAGAACCTGGTGAACATACTTCAATCGAATTTGTTACTTCTGGTGGTGCTTCATTTGATAGGTCAGAGGACATTGTCAGAGATGAACCAAAAGACACCAGAAAAGTTCCTCAACTAGAACATTCACCCGATTCCATTGTAAGAAGAGCTGAAGGGTTAGGTGGCTCTGAGTGGAAACCTATTGAGAAAGAACTGTATTTAAAGGGTATAGATATGTTTGGGAGAAACAG TTGCCTCATAGCCAGAAACTTACTTTCTGGCTTAAAAACTTGCATAGAGGTATCCAAATATATGCATGATTGTGGAGCTTCAATGCCTCATGGATCCATCACTGCACCGAGTTCATTTATGGAAGACAACACGAAAGCTGATATGGAATATACT GACCCAGATATTCCAGCAAGGTCGCGCCTGCTTCGTAGAAGGGGCAAGACACGGAAGCTTAAATATTCTTGGAAATCTGCTGGCCACCCATCAATTTGGAAAAGAATTGCCGATGGAAAAAACCAGTCTTGTAAGCAATATACCCCATGTGGATGTCAGTCTATGTGTGGAAAGCAATGCTCTTGTCTACATAATGGAACTTgctgtgaaaaatattgtgg GTGCTCAAAGAGCTGCAAAAATCGGTTCAGGGGATGTCACTGTGCAAAGAGTCAGTGCAGAAGTCGGCAATGCCCATGCTTTGCTGCTGGACGCGAATGTGACCCAGATGTTTGCCGAAATTGCTGGGTTAG TTGTGGAGATGGTTCATTAGGTGAGACAGCCAAGAGAGGAGATGGCCAATGTGGAAATATGAGGCTCCTTCTAAGGCAACAGCAAAGA ATACTCTTGGCAAAGTCTGATGTTGCAGGATGGGGAGCATTTTTGAAG AATGCTGTGAACAAAAATGATTATCTTGGAGAGTATACTGGTGAATTGATCTCCCATAGAGAAGCAGATAAGCGGGGGAAAATCTATGATCGTGcaaattcatcatttcttttCGACTTAAATGATCAG TTTGTCCTTGATGCTTACCGCAAAGGAGACAAGCTGAAATTTGCAAACCATTCATCAAACCCTAATTGCTATGCAAAG GTAATGTTGGTTGCGGGAGATCATCGAGTAGGCATTTTTGCGAAGGAGCATATTGAAGCTAGTGAGGAGCTCTTCTATGATTATCGTTATGGGCCAGACCAAGCACCTGCATGGGCTCGTAAGCCGGAGGGCTCCAAGAGGGATGAATCATCAGTTTCTCAAGGCAGAGCAAAGAAATACCAATCTCATTAG